Below is a genomic region from Citrobacter telavivensis.
TGATATCGGTCGTGAACACGCGCTGTTCATGCACCTGACCCTGGTGCCTTACCTGGCCGCCGCGGGTGAAGTTAAAACCAAACCGACCCAGCACTCTGTGAAAGAACTGCTGTCCATCGGTATTCAGCCTGATGTCCTGATTTGTCGTTCCGATCGCACCGTTCCGGCAAATGAGCGCGCAAAAATTGCATTGTTCTGTAACGTGCCGGAAAAAGCCGTTATTTCAATGAAAGATGTCGATTCCATTTATAAAATTCCAGGCCTGTTGAAATCGCAGGGCCTGGACGATTATATTTGTAAACGATTCAGCTTGAACTGTCCGGAAGCTAACCTGTCTGAATGGGAACAGGTTATTTATGAAGAAGCGAATCCGGCAGGCGAAGTGACTATCGGCATGGTGGGCAAGTACATCGAACTGCCGGATGCCTACAAGTCCGTTATCGAAGCGCTGAAACACGGTGGCCTGAAAAATCGTGTGACCGTTAACATTAAGCTTATCGATTCGCAGGATGTTGAAACGCGTGGTGTCGAAATCCTGAAAGATTTGGACGCTATCCTGATCCCTGGCGGCTTTGGCTACCGTGGTGTGGAAGGGAAGATCGCCACTGCACGCTATGCGCGTGAGAACAATATTCCTTATCTGGGCATTTGCCTGGGTATGCAGGTTGCGTTGATTGAGTTTGCGCGTAATGTCGCCGGTATGGACAACGCCAACTCGACGGAATTTGTGCCAGACTGTAAGTACCCGGTTGTGGCGCTGATTACCGAATGGCGTGACGAAGAAGGCAACGTTGAGGTTCGTACTGAGAAGAGCGATCTCGGCGGCACGATGCGTCTGGGCGCGCAGCAGTGTCAGCTTGGCGACGATAGTCTGGTTCGTCAGCTGTACGGCGCACCGATCATTGTTGAGCGTCATCGCCATCGTTACGAAGTCAACAATATGCTGTTGAAACAGATTGAAGCTGCGGGTCTGCGTGTTGCAGGCCGTTCCGGTGATGATCAGTTGGTCGAGATCATTGAGGTACCGAATCATCCGTGGTTCGTGGCCTGTCAGTTCCATCCGGAATTTACTTCCACGCCACGTGATGGCCATCCGCTGTTTGCTGGCTTTGTGAAAGCCGCCAGCGAGCATCAGAAGCGTCAGGCGAAGTAAGAAGTAAAAAAGTTAGAACGGCAACGCGTACCAAAGGTACGCGTTGTTTGTCTGGAGTTTTAGTTTAACTTGTACTGAGGAAAACCTAATGTCCAAAATCGTTAAAGTCATCGGTCGTGAAATCATCGACTCCCGTGGTAACCCGACTGTTGAAGCCGAAGTACACCTGGAAGGTGGTTTCGTCGGTATGGCAGCAGCTCCGTCAGGTGCTTCTACGGGTTCCCGCGAAGCGCTGGAACTGCGCGATGGCGACAAATCCCGCTTCATGGGTAAAGGCGTACTGAAAGCTGTTGGCGCGGTTAACGGCCCGATTGCTCAGGCAATCCTTGGCAAAGATGCCAAAGATCAGGCTGGCATCGACAAAATCATGATCGACCTGGACGGTACTGAAAATAAATCCAACTTCGGTGCAAACGCCATCCTGGCTGTGTCTCTGGCAAACGCCAAAGCTGCTGCTGCCGCTAAAGGCATGCCGCTGTACGAGCACATCGCTGAGCTGAACGGTACTCCGGGCAAATACTCCATGCCGGTTCCGATGATGAACATCATCAACGGTGGTGAGCACGCTGACAACAACGTCGACATC
It encodes:
- the pyrG gene encoding CTP synthase (glutamine hydrolyzing); amino-acid sequence: MTTNYIFVTGGVVSSLGKGIAAASLAAILEARGLNVTIMKLDPYINVDPGTMSPIQHGEVFVTEDGAETDLDLGHYERFIRTKMSRRNNFTTGRIYSDVLRKERRGDYLGATVQVIPHITNAIKERVLEGGEGHDVVLVEIGGTVGDIESLPFLEAIRQLAVDIGREHALFMHLTLVPYLAAAGEVKTKPTQHSVKELLSIGIQPDVLICRSDRTVPANERAKIALFCNVPEKAVISMKDVDSIYKIPGLLKSQGLDDYICKRFSLNCPEANLSEWEQVIYEEANPAGEVTIGMVGKYIELPDAYKSVIEALKHGGLKNRVTVNIKLIDSQDVETRGVEILKDLDAILIPGGFGYRGVEGKIATARYARENNIPYLGICLGMQVALIEFARNVAGMDNANSTEFVPDCKYPVVALITEWRDEEGNVEVRTEKSDLGGTMRLGAQQCQLGDDSLVRQLYGAPIIVERHRHRYEVNNMLLKQIEAAGLRVAGRSGDDQLVEIIEVPNHPWFVACQFHPEFTSTPRDGHPLFAGFVKAASEHQKRQAK